The Fluviispira sanaruensis sequence CCACATTTGAAAAATTACGTGCTGAAGGGGTAGAAATCGTTGTTGTCACAGCCTCAGGCCAAACTTGGGTGCGCGCCATGCTCAACGCAAACAAGCAAAAATGCAAGACTGTGATTGGTTCAAAACTCACCTTCTTTGCGGGGGGCGTCGTGCTGAAATCAAGAAATTGTTACGAAGAAGAAAAAATCAATCGTATTCACCAAGCACTTGGTCAGCAATTCGTGTGGCACAGCGCTTGGAGCGATCATATAGCTGATCTCCCTATGCTTATTCGTTCAAACGAACGCTATATCGTGTGTCCTAAAGACAAGCATATCCCTATTTTCACCAAGGAATTAGACAAAAAATTCAAACTCCTCGCGTGGAATTGCTAAAAGAATTAAAAAGACATATTTGTAATAAGAGCTTATTAACTTAATTAATTAATAATTCTATTTTTTCTTTTGTTCGCTCAGCAAGCTGGCGAGAAAGATCCACTGATGCTGATTTGCATAAGACATATCCAAGATAGTCATAATTGGTCTCAAGTTTTCTAATGCTCTCACCTTTTCCTTTTGAAAAGGCTATATCAATGACTCCTGCCGATCCTCTTAAATCTGTCGGAATGTGGATGGTTTCGATGACACCGTCATAATTGGAATAAATCTAAGAATAAGTGAAAAACTCATTGCTCACTGCAGATAGCGTTGTGGGTGAGGGGTCATCACCCACACTGAGTTTTATCAACTCTTTAATGGGATAAAAGAGTCGAGCAGCTCTCGCATTCACTTTATGTGAAAGCACTTCTTGGATTGCTTCTTTCAGCTCACCGTACGAACTTACTTTTCGAATCGAAACCGCCTCTAAGTGATAGTCACTGAATGTTATCAATCCATCGATTTTTTTGCTGGCAAGGCAACTTATAATTTTAATCCATTCATACGTGTTTGTAGTGTGAATTTAGAAGATATTGGTTAAAATACAATGAGTTCTGAAAACACACACGCAAAAATCACTTATGAAGGAAGTTCTATGCTTATCCGAAAAGCAAAACCTGAAGATATTCCTCGCATTGC is a genomic window containing:
- a CDS encoding HAD-IB family phosphatase, coding for MNIPRYAFFDFDGTLICQDSFLTLLRKGLKYEPWRILLLSALSPILIFTFIFKLNKTAAKSALLWSLTAGKSKRNAVRFLRAAVVEENKNIWFKEVNPTFEKLRAEGVEIVVVTASGQTWVRAMLNANKQKCKTVIGSKLTFFAGGVVLKSRNCYEEEKINRIHQALGQQFVWHSAWSDHIADLPMLIRSNERYIVCPKDKHIPIFTKELDKKFKLLAWNC